A DNA window from Zingiber officinale cultivar Zhangliang chromosome 3A, Zo_v1.1, whole genome shotgun sequence contains the following coding sequences:
- the LOC122052019 gene encoding uncharacterized protein LOC122052019, whose translation MVPDLRPRPRRVHPLQCALAVRQSQRTGPGKADPSSRLQEESTHGRRRHQLAHQSLLQVRQHRRRGEGVRRQVSIEEGEGKAQELGVMFIKTSAKAGFNIKALFRKIAAALPGMETFLLHVV comes from the exons ATGGTTCCAGACCTCCGCCCTCGACCCCGACGAGTTCACCCTCTCCAATGCGCTCTCGCTGTCCGCCAATCTCAGCGCACTGGACCAGGGAAGGCGGATCCAAGCTCGCGTCTTCAAGAAGAATCTACCCATGGACGTCGCCGCCACCAACTCGCTCATCAATCTCTACTTCAAGTGCGGCAGCATCGCCGACGCGGAGAAGGTGTTCGACG GCAAGTCTCcatagaagaaggagaaggtaaAGCGCAAGAGCTCGGTGTCATGTTTATCAAAACAAGCGCAAAAGCTGGCTTCAATATAAAG GCTCTCTTTCGAAAGATTGCGGCTGCCTTGCCCGGGATGGAAACCTTTCTCCTCcatgttgtttag